Proteins from a genomic interval of Zingiber officinale cultivar Zhangliang chromosome 1B, Zo_v1.1, whole genome shotgun sequence:
- the LOC121975737 gene encoding peptide-N(4)-(N-acetyl-beta-glucosaminyl)asparagine amidase-like isoform X1 produces MVARNLFVRHGDTQFSIECDTDLGFEVLQYQIFSVTSVPPEDQKILVENGGVAVSDESDLEWISENLLLVSIQDGMGESSRATNVDKSDEELARMLQLPVASIKVEKSDEELARMLQAEEEALMFQQYAVKSDGREFEQRIRAYVQQVLMYEDPVRQDAAKKTVPLDEIEEKASVALAKEGIFKPSKNELDHAILLQLLFWFKQSFRWVNSPSCEKCGGETMNIGMGSAEQSEIKFGGHRVEIYRCKMCSSITRFPRYNDPLKLLETRRGRCGEWANCFTLYCRALGYEARLVQDFTDHVWTECFSQSLGRWIHLDPCEGVYDNPLLYEKGWNKKLNYTIAIAKDGVYDVTKRYTRKWHEVLSRRSLATETNVAAILSLIRKECRNGYSVELLIMLEDRDKKEAEELEREVYCQLDASISLPGRQSGAIEWRRERLECGSSDSNSLNSSCPKRLCVDVHVTEICTAMTKLCSQMLTENFSLANFVGVLETIERMMKDLKSKSFRNRTSFMELKGSQISNEMILCIESLLSATSLKLEIGADDGKFYVSLSADPVQTSIALPVILDVINEIIDNIKGKNALPKVLQFPKPNRLCSGSVLASGEELPSGIAASAFDGTFSTKWEEPNGAKGCWLIYEVPGEQMCELQSYDFVSANDAPERDPMDWILEAKQIGGSTWIPLDEQKSQIFDRRFQRKAFTVKMKFKSNLFRFNFLAVKDGQANGRFQIGGINLYAY; encoded by the exons ATGGTGGCTCGCAATTTGTTCGTCCGTCATGGCGACACTCAATTCTCTATTGAGTGCGACACAGATTTAGGTTTCGAG GTTCTCCAGTATCAGATCTTCTCCGTCACTTCCGTGCCGCCTGAGGATCAAAAG ATATTGGTGGAGAATGGGGGTGTTGCTGTCTCGGATGAGTCAGACCTTGAATGGATTTCGGAAAATCTTCTTCTGGTATCCATTCAAGATGGAATGGGGGAGAGTTCACGAGCAACCAACGTTGACAAATCCGACGAGGAATTGGCTCGTATGTTGcag TTACCTGTTGCGTCTATCAAGGTCGAGAAATCAGACGAGGAACTGGCACGTATGCTGCAG GCAGAAGAGGAGGCACTTATGTTTCAACAATATGCCGTCAAGAGTGATGGGAGAGAATTTGAACAGAGAATCCGTGCATACGTTCAGCAGGTTCTCATG TATGAGGATCCTGTCCGCCAAGATGCTGCAAAGAAGACAGTTCCTCTTGACGAGATTGAGGAGAAGGCATCAGTCGCCCTTGCTAAG GAGGGAATCTTCAAACCTTCAAAGAATGAGTTAGATCATGCAATCTTGCTACAATTGCTTTTCTGGTTCAAACAATCATTCAG ATGGGTCAATTCCCCTTCTTGCGAAAAATGTGGTGGTGAAACTATGAACATTGGCATGGGCAGTGCTGAGCAGTCTGAGATAAAATTTGGCGGTCATCGTGTTGAGATTTATAG ATGCAAAATGTGCTCCAGTATCACCCGTTTTCCACGGTACAATGATCCACTCAAG CTTCTAGAAACCAGGAGAGGTCGGTGTGGAGAATGGGCTAATTGCTTTACACTCTATTGTCGAGCTTTGGGTTATGAAGCTCGTCTG GTACAAGATTTTACGGATCATGTATGGACGGAGTGTTTTTCTCAATCTTTAGGGAG ATGGATACATCTTGATCCATGTGAAGGGGTTTATGATAATCCATTATTGTATGAAAAGGG CTGGAACAAGAAGCTGAACTACACAATAGCTATTGCTAAAGATGGAGTTTATGATGTTACAAAAAGATACACAAGAAAGTGGCATGAG GTCTTATCAAGACGGAGCCTTGCGACAGAAACCAATGTTGCTGCAATTCTTTCCTTGATAAGAAAAGAATGTCGAAATGGATATTCAGTTGAATTACTCATAATGCTTGAAGATCGTGATAAGAAAGAAGCAGAGGAACTTGAGAGAGAGGTTTATTGTCAATTGGATGCCTCCATTTCATTACCTGGAAGGCAAAGTGGTGCTATAGAATGGCGAAGAGAAAGACTCGAGTGTGGTTCTAGTGACAGCAACTCATTAAACAGTTCTTGCCCAAAACGATTATGTGTAGATGTTCATGTCACAGAAATTTGCACTGCCATGACTAAGTTGTGCTCACAAATGCTTACTGAAAATTTTTCATTAGCCAACTTTGTTGGAGTTTTAGAGACAATTGAAAGAATGATGAAAGATCTTAAGAGTAAATCCTTCAGGAATCGAACATCTTTCATGGAGCTCAAGGGATCTCAGATCTCTAATGAAATGATTCTCTGCATTGAAAGTTTGCTGTCAGCCACTTCCTTGAAGCTAGAGATAGGGGCTGATGATGGAAAGTTTTATGTGTCTTTATCTGCTGATCCTGTTCAAACTTCTATTGCTTTGCCAGTGATATTGGACGTGATTAATGAAATAATTGATAATATCAAAGGAAAGAATGCTCTTCCCAAAGTTTTGCAATTTCCTAAACCTAATAGATTATGTTCTGGTTCAGTTCTTGCAAGTGGTGAAGAACTTCCTTCAGGGATT GCTGCCTCAGCGTTTGATGGTACTTTTTCAACTAAATGGGAAGAACCAAATGGAGCAAAAG GATGTTGGCTCATTTATGAAGTTCCTGGTGAGCAAATGTGCGAGCTTCAGTCATATGATTTTGTATCGGCTAATGATGCTCCAGAAAGAGATCCAATGGATTG GATTTTAGAGGCAAAGCAAATTGGAGGTTCTACATGGATTCCCTTGGATGAACAGAAGTCTCAAATATTTGATAGACGTTTCCAACGGAAAGCTTTTACAGTAAAAATGAAATTCAAGTCTAATTTATTTAG ATTTAACTTCCTAGCCGTTAAAGATGGTCAGGCAAATGGGAGATTTCAGATAGGAGGTATTAACCTGTATGCGTATTGA
- the LOC121975737 gene encoding peptide-N(4)-(N-acetyl-beta-glucosaminyl)asparagine amidase-like isoform X5 — MVARNLFVRHGDTQFSIECDTDLGFEVLQYQIFSVTSVPPEDQKILVENGGVAVSDESDLEWISENLLLVSIQDGMGESSRATNVDKSDEELARMLQLPVASIKVEKSDEELARMLQAEEEALMFQQYAVKSDGREFEQRIRAYVQQVLMYEDPVRQDAAKKTVPLDEIEEKASVALAKEGIFKPSKNELDHAILLQLLFWFKQSFRWVNSPSCEKCGGETMNIGMGSAEQSEIKFGGHRVEIYRCKMCSSITRFPRYNDPLKLLETRRGRCGEWANCFTLYCRALGYEARLVQDFTDHVWTECFSQSLGRWIHLDPCEGVYDNPLLYEKGWNKKLNYTIAIAKDGVYDVTKRYTRKWHEVLSRRSLATETNVAAILSLIRKECRNGYSVELLIMLEDRDKKEAEELEREVYCQLDASISLPGRQSGAIEWRRERLECGSSDSNSLNSSCPKRLCVDVHVTEICTAMTKLCSQMLTENFSLANFVGVLETIERMMKDLKSKSFRNRTSFMELKGSQISNEMILCIESLLSATSLKLEIGADDGKFYVSLSADPVQTSIALPVILDVINEIIDNIKGKNALPKVLQFPKPNRLCSGSVLASGEELPSGIAASAFDGTFSTKWEEPNGAKGCWLIYEVPGEQMCELQSYDFVSANDAPERDPMDCETLF, encoded by the exons ATGGTGGCTCGCAATTTGTTCGTCCGTCATGGCGACACTCAATTCTCTATTGAGTGCGACACAGATTTAGGTTTCGAG GTTCTCCAGTATCAGATCTTCTCCGTCACTTCCGTGCCGCCTGAGGATCAAAAG ATATTGGTGGAGAATGGGGGTGTTGCTGTCTCGGATGAGTCAGACCTTGAATGGATTTCGGAAAATCTTCTTCTGGTATCCATTCAAGATGGAATGGGGGAGAGTTCACGAGCAACCAACGTTGACAAATCCGACGAGGAATTGGCTCGTATGTTGcag TTACCTGTTGCGTCTATCAAGGTCGAGAAATCAGACGAGGAACTGGCACGTATGCTGCAG GCAGAAGAGGAGGCACTTATGTTTCAACAATATGCCGTCAAGAGTGATGGGAGAGAATTTGAACAGAGAATCCGTGCATACGTTCAGCAGGTTCTCATG TATGAGGATCCTGTCCGCCAAGATGCTGCAAAGAAGACAGTTCCTCTTGACGAGATTGAGGAGAAGGCATCAGTCGCCCTTGCTAAG GAGGGAATCTTCAAACCTTCAAAGAATGAGTTAGATCATGCAATCTTGCTACAATTGCTTTTCTGGTTCAAACAATCATTCAG ATGGGTCAATTCCCCTTCTTGCGAAAAATGTGGTGGTGAAACTATGAACATTGGCATGGGCAGTGCTGAGCAGTCTGAGATAAAATTTGGCGGTCATCGTGTTGAGATTTATAG ATGCAAAATGTGCTCCAGTATCACCCGTTTTCCACGGTACAATGATCCACTCAAG CTTCTAGAAACCAGGAGAGGTCGGTGTGGAGAATGGGCTAATTGCTTTACACTCTATTGTCGAGCTTTGGGTTATGAAGCTCGTCTG GTACAAGATTTTACGGATCATGTATGGACGGAGTGTTTTTCTCAATCTTTAGGGAG ATGGATACATCTTGATCCATGTGAAGGGGTTTATGATAATCCATTATTGTATGAAAAGGG CTGGAACAAGAAGCTGAACTACACAATAGCTATTGCTAAAGATGGAGTTTATGATGTTACAAAAAGATACACAAGAAAGTGGCATGAG GTCTTATCAAGACGGAGCCTTGCGACAGAAACCAATGTTGCTGCAATTCTTTCCTTGATAAGAAAAGAATGTCGAAATGGATATTCAGTTGAATTACTCATAATGCTTGAAGATCGTGATAAGAAAGAAGCAGAGGAACTTGAGAGAGAGGTTTATTGTCAATTGGATGCCTCCATTTCATTACCTGGAAGGCAAAGTGGTGCTATAGAATGGCGAAGAGAAAGACTCGAGTGTGGTTCTAGTGACAGCAACTCATTAAACAGTTCTTGCCCAAAACGATTATGTGTAGATGTTCATGTCACAGAAATTTGCACTGCCATGACTAAGTTGTGCTCACAAATGCTTACTGAAAATTTTTCATTAGCCAACTTTGTTGGAGTTTTAGAGACAATTGAAAGAATGATGAAAGATCTTAAGAGTAAATCCTTCAGGAATCGAACATCTTTCATGGAGCTCAAGGGATCTCAGATCTCTAATGAAATGATTCTCTGCATTGAAAGTTTGCTGTCAGCCACTTCCTTGAAGCTAGAGATAGGGGCTGATGATGGAAAGTTTTATGTGTCTTTATCTGCTGATCCTGTTCAAACTTCTATTGCTTTGCCAGTGATATTGGACGTGATTAATGAAATAATTGATAATATCAAAGGAAAGAATGCTCTTCCCAAAGTTTTGCAATTTCCTAAACCTAATAGATTATGTTCTGGTTCAGTTCTTGCAAGTGGTGAAGAACTTCCTTCAGGGATT GCTGCCTCAGCGTTTGATGGTACTTTTTCAACTAAATGGGAAGAACCAAATGGAGCAAAAG GATGTTGGCTCATTTATGAAGTTCCTGGTGAGCAAATGTGCGAGCTTCAGTCATATGATTTTGTATCGGCTAATGATGCTCCAGAAAGAGATCCAATGGATTG TGAAACTTTGTTTTGA
- the LOC121975737 gene encoding peptide-N(4)-(N-acetyl-beta-glucosaminyl)asparagine amidase-like isoform X6 has product MVARNLFVRHGDTQFSIECDTDLGFEVLQYQIFSVTSVPPEDQKILVENGGVAVSDESDLEWISENLLLVSIQDGMGESSRATNVDKSDEELARMLQLPVASIKVEKSDEELARMLQAEEEALMFQQYAVKSDGREFEQRIRAYVQQVLMYEDPVRQDAAKKTVPLDEIEEKASVALAKEGIFKPSKNELDHAILLQLLFWFKQSFRWVNSPSCEKCGGETMNIGMGSAEQSEIKFGGHRVEIYRCKMCSSITRFPRYNDPLKLLETRRGRCGEWANCFTLYCRALGYEARLVQDFTDHVWTECFSQSLGRWIHLDPCEGVYDNPLLYEKGWNKKLNYTIAIAKDGVYDVTKRYTRKWHEVLSRRSLATETNVAAILSLIRKECRNGYSVELLIMLEDRDKKEAEELEREVYCQLDASISLPGRQSGAIEWRRERLECGSSDSNSLNSSCPKRLCVDVHVTEICTAMTKLCSQMLTENFSLANFVGVLETIERMMKDLKSKSFRNRTSFMELKGSQISNEMILCIESLLSATSLKLEIGADDGKFYVSLSADPVQTSIALPVILDVINEIIDNIKGKNALPKVLQFPKPNRLCSGSVLASGEELPSGIAASAFDGTFSTKWEEPNGAKGCWLIYEVPGEQMCELQSYDFVSANDAPERDPMD; this is encoded by the exons ATGGTGGCTCGCAATTTGTTCGTCCGTCATGGCGACACTCAATTCTCTATTGAGTGCGACACAGATTTAGGTTTCGAG GTTCTCCAGTATCAGATCTTCTCCGTCACTTCCGTGCCGCCTGAGGATCAAAAG ATATTGGTGGAGAATGGGGGTGTTGCTGTCTCGGATGAGTCAGACCTTGAATGGATTTCGGAAAATCTTCTTCTGGTATCCATTCAAGATGGAATGGGGGAGAGTTCACGAGCAACCAACGTTGACAAATCCGACGAGGAATTGGCTCGTATGTTGcag TTACCTGTTGCGTCTATCAAGGTCGAGAAATCAGACGAGGAACTGGCACGTATGCTGCAG GCAGAAGAGGAGGCACTTATGTTTCAACAATATGCCGTCAAGAGTGATGGGAGAGAATTTGAACAGAGAATCCGTGCATACGTTCAGCAGGTTCTCATG TATGAGGATCCTGTCCGCCAAGATGCTGCAAAGAAGACAGTTCCTCTTGACGAGATTGAGGAGAAGGCATCAGTCGCCCTTGCTAAG GAGGGAATCTTCAAACCTTCAAAGAATGAGTTAGATCATGCAATCTTGCTACAATTGCTTTTCTGGTTCAAACAATCATTCAG ATGGGTCAATTCCCCTTCTTGCGAAAAATGTGGTGGTGAAACTATGAACATTGGCATGGGCAGTGCTGAGCAGTCTGAGATAAAATTTGGCGGTCATCGTGTTGAGATTTATAG ATGCAAAATGTGCTCCAGTATCACCCGTTTTCCACGGTACAATGATCCACTCAAG CTTCTAGAAACCAGGAGAGGTCGGTGTGGAGAATGGGCTAATTGCTTTACACTCTATTGTCGAGCTTTGGGTTATGAAGCTCGTCTG GTACAAGATTTTACGGATCATGTATGGACGGAGTGTTTTTCTCAATCTTTAGGGAG ATGGATACATCTTGATCCATGTGAAGGGGTTTATGATAATCCATTATTGTATGAAAAGGG CTGGAACAAGAAGCTGAACTACACAATAGCTATTGCTAAAGATGGAGTTTATGATGTTACAAAAAGATACACAAGAAAGTGGCATGAG GTCTTATCAAGACGGAGCCTTGCGACAGAAACCAATGTTGCTGCAATTCTTTCCTTGATAAGAAAAGAATGTCGAAATGGATATTCAGTTGAATTACTCATAATGCTTGAAGATCGTGATAAGAAAGAAGCAGAGGAACTTGAGAGAGAGGTTTATTGTCAATTGGATGCCTCCATTTCATTACCTGGAAGGCAAAGTGGTGCTATAGAATGGCGAAGAGAAAGACTCGAGTGTGGTTCTAGTGACAGCAACTCATTAAACAGTTCTTGCCCAAAACGATTATGTGTAGATGTTCATGTCACAGAAATTTGCACTGCCATGACTAAGTTGTGCTCACAAATGCTTACTGAAAATTTTTCATTAGCCAACTTTGTTGGAGTTTTAGAGACAATTGAAAGAATGATGAAAGATCTTAAGAGTAAATCCTTCAGGAATCGAACATCTTTCATGGAGCTCAAGGGATCTCAGATCTCTAATGAAATGATTCTCTGCATTGAAAGTTTGCTGTCAGCCACTTCCTTGAAGCTAGAGATAGGGGCTGATGATGGAAAGTTTTATGTGTCTTTATCTGCTGATCCTGTTCAAACTTCTATTGCTTTGCCAGTGATATTGGACGTGATTAATGAAATAATTGATAATATCAAAGGAAAGAATGCTCTTCCCAAAGTTTTGCAATTTCCTAAACCTAATAGATTATGTTCTGGTTCAGTTCTTGCAAGTGGTGAAGAACTTCCTTCAGGGATT GCTGCCTCAGCGTTTGATGGTACTTTTTCAACTAAATGGGAAGAACCAAATGGAGCAAAAG GATGTTGGCTCATTTATGAAGTTCCTGGTGAGCAAATGTGCGAGCTTCAGTCATATGATTTTGTATCGGCTAATGATGCTCCAGAAAGAGATCCAATGGATTG A
- the LOC121975737 gene encoding peptide-N(4)-(N-acetyl-beta-glucosaminyl)asparagine amidase-like isoform X2, whose protein sequence is MVARNLFVRHGDTQFSIECDTDLGFEVLQYQIFSVTSVPPEDQKILVENGGVAVSDESDLEWISENLLLVSIQDGMGESSRATNVDKSDEELARMLQVEKSDEELARMLQAEEEALMFQQYAVKSDGREFEQRIRAYVQQVLMYEDPVRQDAAKKTVPLDEIEEKASVALAKEGIFKPSKNELDHAILLQLLFWFKQSFRWVNSPSCEKCGGETMNIGMGSAEQSEIKFGGHRVEIYRCKMCSSITRFPRYNDPLKLLETRRGRCGEWANCFTLYCRALGYEARLVQDFTDHVWTECFSQSLGRWIHLDPCEGVYDNPLLYEKGWNKKLNYTIAIAKDGVYDVTKRYTRKWHEVLSRRSLATETNVAAILSLIRKECRNGYSVELLIMLEDRDKKEAEELEREVYCQLDASISLPGRQSGAIEWRRERLECGSSDSNSLNSSCPKRLCVDVHVTEICTAMTKLCSQMLTENFSLANFVGVLETIERMMKDLKSKSFRNRTSFMELKGSQISNEMILCIESLLSATSLKLEIGADDGKFYVSLSADPVQTSIALPVILDVINEIIDNIKGKNALPKVLQFPKPNRLCSGSVLASGEELPSGIAASAFDGTFSTKWEEPNGAKGCWLIYEVPGEQMCELQSYDFVSANDAPERDPMDWILEAKQIGGSTWIPLDEQKSQIFDRRFQRKAFTVKMKFKSNLFRFNFLAVKDGQANGRFQIGGINLYAY, encoded by the exons ATGGTGGCTCGCAATTTGTTCGTCCGTCATGGCGACACTCAATTCTCTATTGAGTGCGACACAGATTTAGGTTTCGAG GTTCTCCAGTATCAGATCTTCTCCGTCACTTCCGTGCCGCCTGAGGATCAAAAG ATATTGGTGGAGAATGGGGGTGTTGCTGTCTCGGATGAGTCAGACCTTGAATGGATTTCGGAAAATCTTCTTCTGGTATCCATTCAAGATGGAATGGGGGAGAGTTCACGAGCAACCAACGTTGACAAATCCGACGAGGAATTGGCTCGTATGTTGcag GTCGAGAAATCAGACGAGGAACTGGCACGTATGCTGCAG GCAGAAGAGGAGGCACTTATGTTTCAACAATATGCCGTCAAGAGTGATGGGAGAGAATTTGAACAGAGAATCCGTGCATACGTTCAGCAGGTTCTCATG TATGAGGATCCTGTCCGCCAAGATGCTGCAAAGAAGACAGTTCCTCTTGACGAGATTGAGGAGAAGGCATCAGTCGCCCTTGCTAAG GAGGGAATCTTCAAACCTTCAAAGAATGAGTTAGATCATGCAATCTTGCTACAATTGCTTTTCTGGTTCAAACAATCATTCAG ATGGGTCAATTCCCCTTCTTGCGAAAAATGTGGTGGTGAAACTATGAACATTGGCATGGGCAGTGCTGAGCAGTCTGAGATAAAATTTGGCGGTCATCGTGTTGAGATTTATAG ATGCAAAATGTGCTCCAGTATCACCCGTTTTCCACGGTACAATGATCCACTCAAG CTTCTAGAAACCAGGAGAGGTCGGTGTGGAGAATGGGCTAATTGCTTTACACTCTATTGTCGAGCTTTGGGTTATGAAGCTCGTCTG GTACAAGATTTTACGGATCATGTATGGACGGAGTGTTTTTCTCAATCTTTAGGGAG ATGGATACATCTTGATCCATGTGAAGGGGTTTATGATAATCCATTATTGTATGAAAAGGG CTGGAACAAGAAGCTGAACTACACAATAGCTATTGCTAAAGATGGAGTTTATGATGTTACAAAAAGATACACAAGAAAGTGGCATGAG GTCTTATCAAGACGGAGCCTTGCGACAGAAACCAATGTTGCTGCAATTCTTTCCTTGATAAGAAAAGAATGTCGAAATGGATATTCAGTTGAATTACTCATAATGCTTGAAGATCGTGATAAGAAAGAAGCAGAGGAACTTGAGAGAGAGGTTTATTGTCAATTGGATGCCTCCATTTCATTACCTGGAAGGCAAAGTGGTGCTATAGAATGGCGAAGAGAAAGACTCGAGTGTGGTTCTAGTGACAGCAACTCATTAAACAGTTCTTGCCCAAAACGATTATGTGTAGATGTTCATGTCACAGAAATTTGCACTGCCATGACTAAGTTGTGCTCACAAATGCTTACTGAAAATTTTTCATTAGCCAACTTTGTTGGAGTTTTAGAGACAATTGAAAGAATGATGAAAGATCTTAAGAGTAAATCCTTCAGGAATCGAACATCTTTCATGGAGCTCAAGGGATCTCAGATCTCTAATGAAATGATTCTCTGCATTGAAAGTTTGCTGTCAGCCACTTCCTTGAAGCTAGAGATAGGGGCTGATGATGGAAAGTTTTATGTGTCTTTATCTGCTGATCCTGTTCAAACTTCTATTGCTTTGCCAGTGATATTGGACGTGATTAATGAAATAATTGATAATATCAAAGGAAAGAATGCTCTTCCCAAAGTTTTGCAATTTCCTAAACCTAATAGATTATGTTCTGGTTCAGTTCTTGCAAGTGGTGAAGAACTTCCTTCAGGGATT GCTGCCTCAGCGTTTGATGGTACTTTTTCAACTAAATGGGAAGAACCAAATGGAGCAAAAG GATGTTGGCTCATTTATGAAGTTCCTGGTGAGCAAATGTGCGAGCTTCAGTCATATGATTTTGTATCGGCTAATGATGCTCCAGAAAGAGATCCAATGGATTG GATTTTAGAGGCAAAGCAAATTGGAGGTTCTACATGGATTCCCTTGGATGAACAGAAGTCTCAAATATTTGATAGACGTTTCCAACGGAAAGCTTTTACAGTAAAAATGAAATTCAAGTCTAATTTATTTAG ATTTAACTTCCTAGCCGTTAAAGATGGTCAGGCAAATGGGAGATTTCAGATAGGAGGTATTAACCTGTATGCGTATTGA
- the LOC121975737 gene encoding peptide-N(4)-(N-acetyl-beta-glucosaminyl)asparagine amidase-like isoform X7 has protein sequence MVARNLFVRHGDTQFSIECDTDLGFEVLQYQIFSVTSVPPEDQKILVENGGVAVSDESDLEWISENLLLVSIQDGMGESSRATNVDKSDEELARMLQLPVASIKVEKSDEELARMLQAEEEALMFQQYAVKSDGREFEQRIRAYVQQVLMYEDPVRQDAAKKTVPLDEIEEKASVALAKEGIFKPSKNELDHAILLQLLFWFKQSFRWVNSPSCEKCGGETMNIGMGSAEQSEIKFGGHRVEIYRCKMCSSITRFPRYNDPLKLLETRRGRCGEWANCFTLYCRALGYEARLVQDFTDHVWTECFSQSLGRWIHLDPCEGVYDNPLLYEKGWNKKLNYTIAIAKDGVYDVTKRYTRKWHEVLSRRSLATETNVAAILSLIRKECRNGYSVELLIMLEDRDKKEAEELEREVYCQLDASISLPGRQSGAIEWRRERLECGSSDSNSLNSSCPKRLCVDVHVTEICTAMTKLCSQMLTENFSLANFVGVLETIERMMKDLKSKSFRNRTSFMELKGSQISNEMILCIESLLSATSLKLEIGADDGKFYVSLSADPVQTSIALPVILDVINEIIDNIKGKNALPKVLQFPKPNRLCSGSVLASGEELPSGIAASAFDGTFSTKWEEPNGAKVTGECHCSVCNLDL, from the exons ATGGTGGCTCGCAATTTGTTCGTCCGTCATGGCGACACTCAATTCTCTATTGAGTGCGACACAGATTTAGGTTTCGAG GTTCTCCAGTATCAGATCTTCTCCGTCACTTCCGTGCCGCCTGAGGATCAAAAG ATATTGGTGGAGAATGGGGGTGTTGCTGTCTCGGATGAGTCAGACCTTGAATGGATTTCGGAAAATCTTCTTCTGGTATCCATTCAAGATGGAATGGGGGAGAGTTCACGAGCAACCAACGTTGACAAATCCGACGAGGAATTGGCTCGTATGTTGcag TTACCTGTTGCGTCTATCAAGGTCGAGAAATCAGACGAGGAACTGGCACGTATGCTGCAG GCAGAAGAGGAGGCACTTATGTTTCAACAATATGCCGTCAAGAGTGATGGGAGAGAATTTGAACAGAGAATCCGTGCATACGTTCAGCAGGTTCTCATG TATGAGGATCCTGTCCGCCAAGATGCTGCAAAGAAGACAGTTCCTCTTGACGAGATTGAGGAGAAGGCATCAGTCGCCCTTGCTAAG GAGGGAATCTTCAAACCTTCAAAGAATGAGTTAGATCATGCAATCTTGCTACAATTGCTTTTCTGGTTCAAACAATCATTCAG ATGGGTCAATTCCCCTTCTTGCGAAAAATGTGGTGGTGAAACTATGAACATTGGCATGGGCAGTGCTGAGCAGTCTGAGATAAAATTTGGCGGTCATCGTGTTGAGATTTATAG ATGCAAAATGTGCTCCAGTATCACCCGTTTTCCACGGTACAATGATCCACTCAAG CTTCTAGAAACCAGGAGAGGTCGGTGTGGAGAATGGGCTAATTGCTTTACACTCTATTGTCGAGCTTTGGGTTATGAAGCTCGTCTG GTACAAGATTTTACGGATCATGTATGGACGGAGTGTTTTTCTCAATCTTTAGGGAG ATGGATACATCTTGATCCATGTGAAGGGGTTTATGATAATCCATTATTGTATGAAAAGGG CTGGAACAAGAAGCTGAACTACACAATAGCTATTGCTAAAGATGGAGTTTATGATGTTACAAAAAGATACACAAGAAAGTGGCATGAG GTCTTATCAAGACGGAGCCTTGCGACAGAAACCAATGTTGCTGCAATTCTTTCCTTGATAAGAAAAGAATGTCGAAATGGATATTCAGTTGAATTACTCATAATGCTTGAAGATCGTGATAAGAAAGAAGCAGAGGAACTTGAGAGAGAGGTTTATTGTCAATTGGATGCCTCCATTTCATTACCTGGAAGGCAAAGTGGTGCTATAGAATGGCGAAGAGAAAGACTCGAGTGTGGTTCTAGTGACAGCAACTCATTAAACAGTTCTTGCCCAAAACGATTATGTGTAGATGTTCATGTCACAGAAATTTGCACTGCCATGACTAAGTTGTGCTCACAAATGCTTACTGAAAATTTTTCATTAGCCAACTTTGTTGGAGTTTTAGAGACAATTGAAAGAATGATGAAAGATCTTAAGAGTAAATCCTTCAGGAATCGAACATCTTTCATGGAGCTCAAGGGATCTCAGATCTCTAATGAAATGATTCTCTGCATTGAAAGTTTGCTGTCAGCCACTTCCTTGAAGCTAGAGATAGGGGCTGATGATGGAAAGTTTTATGTGTCTTTATCTGCTGATCCTGTTCAAACTTCTATTGCTTTGCCAGTGATATTGGACGTGATTAATGAAATAATTGATAATATCAAAGGAAAGAATGCTCTTCCCAAAGTTTTGCAATTTCCTAAACCTAATAGATTATGTTCTGGTTCAGTTCTTGCAAGTGGTGAAGAACTTCCTTCAGGGATT GCTGCCTCAGCGTTTGATGGTACTTTTTCAACTAAATGGGAAGAACCAAATGGAGCAAAAG TTACTGGAGAATGTCACTGTTCCGTTTGCAATTTGGACTTGTAG